DNA sequence from the Acidobacteriota bacterium genome:
AGGAAAGAACACCCAGCGCCGACTTGCCCTGGTCGAGCCGCAGGCCCACCTGACGCACGGCCGCGTCCGGGCCGTGACACTCGTAGCAGTGGTCCGAGAGGATCGGCCGGACGTCTCGATTGAAGGAGAGGGGCTCGCCCGGACCCGCGATGTCGTGCTCCACGGGCGGAACTTCACGCGCCGCGACGCCAACTCCCCCAACCTCTTCCTCATACGCCAGAGGCCACTCCGCACCGGCATCGATCCACGCCTCGAGCAGCGCCCGCTCCGCCTCCTCGAGCGCCCGCGGCGGCGGCATCTCCAGTTCGTCCTCGCGCCGAATCGCAGCCACGAGCAGGCTCGACTCGGCATCCCCAGGCACGATCGCCGCTCCCCGGCCACCCCCGATCAACATCGCCGGCCGCGAGTCCAGCCGCAGATTTCCCCGCTGCCTCAGAGGCCCGTGACAGGCGAAACAGCGGCTCTTCAACACCGGCAGGACTTCCGACTCGAAGTCCGGAAGCGTCGCGGCTTTGGCGAGTCCCCCACCGCCTGCAAGCAAACCCAAGCCCATCAGCATCGCACCCGCGACCCTGCTGACTCTTGTGTCCATACGTCTCAACCGCTCCGGAACCCAATCCTCTTTCTGGATTCCGAGGATGTTACCGCGCCGCCGGTCCGCTGGGACCCTCTCCTCCGGCCCAGACCGGGCGGGTGCAGCGACGCTTCCGGCGGTACACTGCCGGCCCCATGGACTTCGGCGTCTGCGTCGCCAGCAAGATCGACGACATCGGCTACATCGAGAGGGCGGAAGCGCTCGGGTACAGCCATGCGTGGATCGCCGACAGCCAGATGATCTGGTCGGACTGCTATGCGGTGCTGGCGCTGGCCGCGGAGCGGACGAGCCGCATCAAGTTGGGGACCGGCGTCGCGATCACCGGAACGCGGATCGCGCCGGTCACGGCGCACAGCATCGCGACGATCAACAGGATCGCTCCGGGACGCACCTTCCTCGGCATCGGCGCCGGCAACACGGCGCTCCGACTGATGGGACACCGTCCGGTCGGCGTCAAGGAGTTCGGCGAGTACCTGCGCGTAGTGCGGGCGCTGCTCGACGGCCAGGAGGTCGACTTCACGTTCCGCGACCGCACGGAGCCGCTGCGCTTCCTGATGGAGGAACAGGGCTTCATCGCCACCGAGCCGCGCATCCCGATGTACGTCTCCGGCTTCGGTCCCAAGAGCCAGGGTCTGGCGGGCGAAGTCGGCGATGGCCTCGTCATGTCGATTCCGCCGAACGCCTCACTGTTCGACCGGGCGATCGAGAACTGCCGCCGCGGCGCCGAGGCGGCCGGCCACGACTTCGACCAGGACAGCTTCTACACGTGCTCGCTGACCACCGCCGTGATTCTGGAGCCCGGTGAGGATCTGGCCTCGCCGCGGGTGATCGAGGAGTGCGGTCCCTTCGTGCTCTCCGGCCTGCACTACCTCTACGACCAGCAGCACCAGTTCGACCGCGAGCCGCCGCCCCATGTGCGGCCGGTGTGGGACGAGTACTGCACACTCGTCGAGGAAACTCCTGCACGCGGACGACACCTGCGCGTCCACGCCGGCCACTGCACGTACTCCCTGCCGGAGGAGGAGCGGTTCGTCACGCCCGATCTCATCCGTGCGTCCTGTCTTACGGGAACCGCGGAGGAAGTGCGGGTCCAGGTCCGCACGCTCGCCGACGCCGGACTGGACCAGCTCATGCTGCTGCCCTCCCTTGCCACCCAGGAGCGGGTCATCCAGCAGTTCCACGACGAGGTCATGGCCCACCTGTAGCGAACGGTCGCTACGATCGCCCGATGTTGCTGCTGGTCCTTCCCTGGGACGCCGAGGCCGACGCGTCCGCCGAGTGGTGGTACCTCCGCCGCTGGCTCGCCTCTGAGGCTCGCGCCGTGTTCGGCGAAGTCGACGTCGTCTCCGAGCTGCCGGCCAAGCCGCCCGATGATGCAGAAGCAATCCTCGTCCTGAGGTCCTGTCGCGTCCTGGTTGGCCGCAAGTCTCTGCGCAGAATGCGAGAAGAACTCGCGGCGCACAGCCGTGACGGCGGCGACGGCGCCGTCTACGCCACCGACCTGACGACGACCGGGCCGGAGGCGGGCGCCGACCTGTTCACACTCGCGGACTTCGAACAGGCGGAGGCGGCCTGGCTGGCAGGTGACGGACCCGACGCGGCCACGGCTCCGTCCGGGGAAGGTACCTTCCCGGCAGCCCTGCTGTCCCCAGCGGCCACCGCCAGGTGTGTCTCGGGCGAGCGGATACCCGGTCCGCGAGCCGGCCTCTGCTACGAGTTCATCGACTACTACGGCGGCGAACGTGCCGATGTCCTGCCGCTCCTGCCACCAGACCTCGGGCCCGAATCCTCCGTCCTGGAGGTCGGTTGCGGCCGCGGCGCGACCGCGGCCCTGATCAGGGAGCGTCTGGGTTGCCGCACCGTCGGAATCGAACTGAATCCCGAAGCGGCACTGGCAGCCGAGAGCCGGCTCGACCGGGTGATTCGGGGTGACGTCCAGACCGTGGAACCCGGAGAGACCTTCGACGCGATCGTCGCCTTCGAGCTGTTCGAGCACCTGACCGACGGTCAGGCGTTCCTCGAACGCGCCGCCGGCTGGCTCCGTCCCGGCGGACGAATGGTCTTCTCCGTGCCGAATGTCGGGCACTACTCGGTCGTCGAGGACCTGATCGCCGGGCGCTGGGACTACATCCCCATGGGACTTCTCTGCGCGACCCACGTCCGCTTCTTCACCCGCCGCACGCTCGAGGACTGGTTGCATGCGGCCGGCTTCGACCGCTACCGGATCGACGCCCAGACCACTCCCCTGCCGGCCCGGATGGACGCGCTGCCGGAGTCGTTTGCGCCGGACCGCGAGAGCCTGACCACAGCCGGCTTCTACGTCTCGATCTTCACCTAGGGGCGGAACGCCCTCACCAGCGCTTCACCGGTGCGGCGTTCCGTGTAGGTCTCGGCAATCGCGCGTCCGGCCCGGCCGAGCCGCCGGCGCAGTTCCCGGTCACGCCACAGGCGCTCCACCGCGTCGCGAAGCGCCACCCCGTTACCGAACGGCACCTTGATCGAGGCCCGGTCTTCCGCATCGAGGTCGCGGTGGGAGGGAATGTCCGTCAGAACGCAGGGACGGGTACAGCCCATCGCCTCCAGAGCGAGCAGGCCGAAGCCCTCGAGAGGTGACGACGGCCCGACGCACAGATCGACGTCCTGGATCAATGCCGGAACCTCGGCGGGCGCAACGTGACGGTGCCGCTCCGCTTCAGGCCAGAAGGCGACTTCTTCCGCGTCCGCGTCGAGAGACAGCCGCACCAGCTCGAGACGGCCGCCGCTCCGTTCGAAGAGCGGACGCAGCGCCCGCAGGCACCAGGCCACCCCCTTGACCTCGAGATTCCAGTGCCCGCTGACCAGCACCCGTAGCCGTCCGTCCTCGATTCGCTCCCTCGCCGGCGGCCGGAACAGGTCCGGCTCGAAGGGCTGCGGAATCCACCGGGCCACTACGCCGTGACGATCGTGGATGGTACGGGCGAGGTGCGGCGACACGACCAGCTTCCGAGCCGGCAACTCGTACGCGGCTCGCATCACCTCGCGTTCGGCCACCGTCAAGGTCTCGTGACCCGGCTCGTACCCCTGGGAGAGGTGACACGCCAGGCGCTCGGCGATCTCGATCGCCGGAGCGACCGTCGGCGCCAACGTCCCCACCGCTACCTCGACCCGCGGCAACGATCGACCATCGAGGGTCCGAACCTGCCGGTAGAAGGTGTCCGCGCCATCGAACCAGTTCGGGCACGGATCCGGCGAGTGGACGGTTGCGTCGACTCCGAGGCCCCGAAGCGCCCGGACGTGCTGCAACACGACCTTGACGCCTCCATAGAGGGCGGCGCCGGGCAACAGGTAGGCGACTCTCAGGCCACGATTCCCAGGGGTGCCCGTGTCCTGTACGCGCCACGGGTGAAGTCCGGGAACTCGACCGGCTCGCTGCCCCGCGCGACCGAAAGCTCGCTCAGTTCGACCGGCGCCGACAGAGCCGCCGCATCGTAGACGTCCATGTCCATCGGTGTGCCCTCAAGGAGGCAGCGGATCAACCGGTAGTCCTCGAGATAGTCCATGCCCCCGTGACCGGCACCCTCGGCGTCGCCGGCCCGCTCCGTCCAGAGGGGATGCTCGAACCGCTCCCGGTAGGGTCCGACATCGCTCCAGTCGTGTCCCTCGGCCTCGCCTTCGATGAAGATGCGGTCAGGGAATCCGGCGAACACACCGCGCGTGCCCTGCACCAGGTTCAACCGACTGTAGGGCCTCGGGGTCGTCGTATCGTGTTGAAGCAGGATGCTGCGGCCGCGCCGCGTCCGGATCAGGCTCGAGTTCATGTCGCCGAGGGCATAGCGGACCCTGGCGCGCGGATCGTCGGCGCCGAAGCGCTCCGCCGCGTAGAGCGCCAGCCCCTTGGCGGGGCTCGACAGCGAGACCAGGTACTCGAAGCAGTCACCCCGGTTGATGTCCATGCACTGGGCTACGGGCCCAAGGCCGTGCGTCGGGTAGAGGTTCGCGTTGCGTTCGACCGAGTGCTGAAGCCGCCACAGCCCCTCGTTCGCGTCGGAGAACTTGAGCGACCGCAGGTCGTGAATGTAGGCAGCTTCGCCGTGCAGAAGTTCGCCGAACAGACCCTGCCGCACCATGTTCAGGACCATCATCTCGCTGCGGCCGTAGTTGCAGTTCTCCATCATCACGCAGTGGCGGGCGGTTCGTTCGGCAGTCTCGACGAGCCGCCAGCAGCCTTCGATCGTGATCGCGGCCGGCACCTCGACCGCCGTGTGCTTGCCGGTCTCCATCGCCTCGACGCACACTGGCACGTGCCACCGCCACGGCGTCGCGTTGAACACCAGGTCGACGTCGTCCCGCTCGCAGAGCCGCTTGAAGTCCGTCTCGTCCCGCGTGTAGAGCTCCGGCGGCTCATTGTCCGCGTCGACGACCCACGAGGCCACCTCCTCGGCACGGGGCTCGTCGATGTCGCAGACCGCCACGACGTCAACTCCCTCGATGCGCAGGAAGTTGCGCACGTGGCTGCCACCCTGCAGGCCGACGCCAACGAAGCCGATCCGAACCCGCTCGAGTGGAGGCGAGGCGAAACCCGCGCGGTACCCCTCGGCCGCCGCTTCGTTTTGCTGCGCGGGGCTCTGTCCCCCAGCCGGATCCTGCCCCGCCGCGGCGCGGGCGCGAAGAGCGGCAGCGGTCGCCGCCGGCCCCACCCAGGCCGCCTTCAGCAGATCCCGGCGCCCCCAATCGGGCATCCGCCTAGCGCCGCCAAACCCGTCGCAGGCTCCGTGTTTGGCCCCAGCCCCCACCTCCCTAGCACCTTGCGCCGTGGAACTCGCTTCGCTGCGTTCCACGGCGCAAGCTCCTAGAAGTTAAAGAAGTCGTCTTCGCCGGTGTCGCCGAGGTAGGACGCCTCTTCATCGAGCCACGCCTGGAACTCTTCCTCGGTGTGGACGGTCAGGAAGCCGCGCATCGAGTAATGGCTGTTGCCGCAGAGCTGGGCGCAGGCGATCTCGTAGACGTAGTCGGGATTGCCCGTCTCTTCCCGGATCTGGGCGGTCGTCTTCGTGGGTACGAACCACACCGGAATCGACAGCCCGGGAATGGCGTCCTGCTTGATCCGCATGTTCGGCAGGTTGAAGCTGTGGATCACGTCCTTGGACGACAGGTGGATGATCGCAGCTTGGTCGACCGGCAGGTGTAACTGGTTGACCGTCCAGATGTCGTCGGCGCCGTGCTCGTCGCTGCGGTCCAGGCCGATCGGGTTCGTCGCCTCGTCGACCAGGTTCACGTCCGCCGCACCGAACTCGCCGTCCGCGCCCGGATACCAGACGTTCCACGCGAACTGCTGGGCCACGACGCGGACGACGGTCGCTTCGGACTCGTCGGGCACTTCATCGACCCGTTCCGCCCACATCGGGATCGAGAAGCCGAGCAGGAGGATGCCCTCCGCGATCGCCACGGCGACCTCTCCCCACGTGCTCGCCTTGCTCTTGACGCCGACGTAGTCCGCCTTCGGATTCCGGCCGGCGCGAAAACGCATCAGCGTGTAGATGAAGAACACGCCCCAGACGACGAAGAGCGCGAGCATCAGGTAGTGCACAACGTCGATCATGTTGTCGATATCGCCGGCGTGCTCCGAAGCAGCCACCGGGAACATGGCATCCATCATGATTTGAGAGGCTCCTCAACTGTGCTCCACCAGGGCGGCACGGGGTCTTTCTGAGAGTACTCGCGGAACCGGCGCGCGCGGCGCCGGAGATAGAGGAAGAAGAGAACGAAGGCGATCTGCATCGCGAACACCGAACCGAGCAGGAACCAGGCGCCCGCGCGCGCGGCATCGAGCATTCCGCCACCCCCGCCGCCGCCGAAGATGCCCCCGCCGACGCCCTCGTCGCCCAGGCCGCCGTAGCAGGCCCTGCAGGCCCAGGCAGCGGGTTCGGAAGCGAACAGCCAGGCCGCGGCGACGACCGGGATCGTGCGGAACAGCTTGCGGCGCCGCGCCCACTCCTCTTCGGGCGTCGTGATCTTGCGCCAGAACCAGACGCCGTACCAGACCAGAGCGGCCGCGACCGCGAAGGACAGGAAGGCGCCTACCGCGTAGCCGCCGCCTTGGGCGAGGCACCAGCCGCCGAAGAACAGCGCCAGCAGGACGGCGCTGCCCACGAAGACGATGTGAATGACCTTCAGGTTCATGGTTCGATCAGTGCGGCTCGGCGCCTCCGCCGGAGGTGAAGTGTCCGAGCTGGTCGATCACCGAGGTCAGAAGTGGCAGGGCCACCAGGGCAACGAGGAACGCTCCCGTCAGCGCCAGAGCCCAGTAGATGACCCTCTTCTCGTCGATCAGGTGCATGAAGAAGCAGGCGACCAGGGACGCCTTCACGGTGGCGATGAACAGACCGATCGTCAGGGCCACCGGTACGGAAACGTCAAGGTAGTACGCGCCGACCGTGGCCAGGGTGCCTACCATCAGGGCGACGAACACCAGGATGTACGTACGGACGGTCTTGTCGAGATCGGCGTGGTCACTCATGGGCTGCAAGTCGCTCCAGGGTAGCTATCGGATGAGGCAATCAGGCCGTCGCCTACAGGAGGTAGAAGACGGGGAAGAGGAAGATCCAGACGAGGTCGACGAAGTGCCAGAACAGCCCCGAGTGCTCGACCCGGTCGGTCAACCACTGGCGGTTGGTGTGGAACAGCTTCGACCCCGGCCCGGTGAAGTAGGCGTTCCACGCCATGCCGCCGATCACGTGGAGGGCGTGCAGCCCCGTCATCGTGAAGTAGATCGCGAGGTAGGTGTTCGACGACGGAAAGTGGTCGTGCGCGAACTTCGCCGTGTACTCGAAGTACTTGATGACGAGGAAGATGCCGCCACAGCCGACGGTGGCCCACCCGAACAGCTTGAACCGGCCCAACTGCCCGCGCATCAGGGAAGCCCAGGCCATCACCATCGTCAGACTGGAAGCGATCAGCACGATCGTGTTGATCGTGGCCAGCGGAATGTTCAGCTCCGCCTCTTCCTGCATGTGAGCCCACTGCCCGTCCGACCCGAGGCGCAGCATGATGAAGGTGGCGAACAGCGCACCGAACAGCATGACCTCCGAGGTCAGGAACAGCCAGATCCCGATCTTGCCGTTGTTGAGGCCCGTTTCGGGGTGGGCTTCTACCGTGTACGGAATTTCCATCTCTTGTGCGCCCTCGAACGGTCAGGTGGAGGCCGGTTCGGCCTGTGGGACGTAGTCCTGGTCGCTACCCGGGACGCTGTACTCGTACGGCCCGCGCACAACCTCGATCGGCTGATCGAAGTTGCCGTGCGGAGCCGGCGACGGCGCCAACCACTCGACCGTGGTCGAGTTCCAGGGGTTGCGGCCGGCCTTCTTGCCGTTCCGGATGCTCATGAAGAAGTTGATGATGAACGGAATCTGGGCCACCGCCAGGCACCAGGCCGAAACGGACATCATCCGGTTCAGGCCCGCGACCTCACCGGCGAAGTCGTAGGTGATGCCGCCGTCGGCCAGACGCCGGGAGACGCCGTTCAGGCCCTGGACCATCATCGGGAAGAAGACGCCGTTCATGAAGACGAGCGAGGGCCAGAAGTGCAGCTTGCCGAGGGTCTCGTTCATCATGCGGCCGGTGACCTTCGGGAACCAGTAGTAGACGCCGGCGAACAGCGCGAACAACGTTCCCGGCGCGACCACGTAGTGGAAGTGGCCGATCACGTAGTAGGTGTCGTGGAGCGGAATGTCCGCCGCTGACAGCCCGAGCGGCAAGCCCGTCAGTCCTCCGATGCCGAACATCGGCAGGAAGCCGAGCGCGAAGAGCATCGCCGTGTTGAAGCGGATGGAACCGCCCCATAACGAGATGAACAGGGCGCTCAGGATGATCACCGACGGGATCGAGATGATCATCGTCGTCGTCTGGAAGAAGGTGGACATCACCGAACCCATGCCGGTGATGAACATGTGGTGCGCCCAGACGATGAAGCTCATGAAGCCGAGGAAGATCAGCGAATACACCATCGAGCGGTAGCCCCAGAGCGGCTTGCGCGAGTTGTTCGCGATGACCTCGGCGACGATGCCCATCGCCGGCAGGATCAGGACGTAGACCTCGGGGTGAGCAAGGAACCAGAACAGGTGCTGCCAGAGCAGCGGGCTGCCGCCGCCGCTGAACTCCGCGACCTCACCGCCGATCACCAGGCCATCGGGGATGAAGAAGCTCGTGGACGCCACCCGGTCCATCAACTGCAGCACGCCCGCGGCCTCGAGCGGCGGGAAGGCGAGCAGCAGCAGGAACGCGGTGACGATCTGCGCCCAGCAGAAGAACGGCAGGCGCATCCAGGTCATACCGGGGGCGCGCAACTGGATGGCGGTGGTGATGAAGTTGATCGCACCCAGCAGCGACGAGGTGATCAGGAAGATCATCCCGATCAGCCAGGCCGTCTGGCCGTTGAGCGCGGTGTCGGCGAGCGGCGAGTAGGAGGTCCAGCCGTTGCCCGCGGCCCCGTTCGGCAGGAAGAAGCTGCCGAACATCGTCACGCCGCCCATGAACAGGCACCAATAGCTGATCATGTTGATCCGCGGGAACGCCATGTCCGGCGCCCCTAGCTGCAGCGGCATGACGAAGTTGCCGAATCCGCCGACCGCCAGCGGCACGACGCCGAGGAACACCATGATCGTGCCGTGCATGGCGCCGAGTTCATTGTAGAAGTCCGGCAGCATGATGCCGCCGGGCGCCCGGTTCTCGCCGAAGAGCGAGCCGACGAACGGAATCGGCTCGCCCGGGTAGGCGAGCTGCCAGCGCATCAGCATCATCAGGACGAACCCGAAGAGCAGGAACGCCAGACCGGTGACGGAGTACTGGACGCCGATCACCTTGTGGTCGGTCGAGAAGATGAACTTCCGCCAGAAGCTCTGCTCGTGGTGATGCTCTTCGTGTGCGGGTGAAGCGTGAACGGGCTCCGCCATGGACGCCGCTCCTTTCCTGGTCCTCTTATCTCGATCCGGTCAAGACGACGTGCCGGACTACTTGGGGCCCTCGAACACGAAGTTCAGGGTCTGCGTGTCGCTGGCGCCGACGGTGACGGTCTGGGTCAGCGCCCCGTCGTTCCCGAAGTTCGGGACTTCGTGCCGGGCCTCGATCGTGTACGTGCCGGCCGGCAGATTCTCGATCCTGAACGAGCCGTCCATGCCGGTCACGGCGTAGAACGGGTGATCGACCACCGTGACCCACGAACCCATCCAGGGATGGACGTCGCACTTGATCCGAAAACGTTCCGTCTTGCCGAACTCGTAGTCGGCCTCGGTCACGTTGGCCGGCATCGCTCGGTTGAACGGCGGGTTGTCCTTGGACAGCGAGTGGACGTTGTGCAGCAGGCCGTCGGAGTTCTTCACCTTGAACTGCTGTCCGACCTGCACGCCCATCACGTGGGGCGTGTAGATGCAGCCCTTCTGGTCCATGACGACCGGCTCGGAGGGCGCGTCGAAACTCTTGCCCTCGAGTCCCTTCGTCACCATGACGAAGACGTTGGCGAGGGCATTGTCGGCACCGAGGACGAGCGTCTCCGGCTTGACGGCGCCGCTGTGCTTCGCCTCGCACTTGGGATCGGCTCCCATCTTCAGTGCCGGGAAGTTCGGCACGCGGCCGTCGTAGGTGATCTTGCCGACAATCGTGCCGCCGAGAGCCACCGAGGAAGTGGCCAGGGCGAGAGCGAGAAGAACGGCACAGACGCGGATCGTCTGCTTCGGAATCATGTCGATGCTCCTTGACAGGGAGTGGTGTTTGGGTTGACGAGGCGGGACCGGCAGCGTAACAAGGACGGGGGCGCGGAACAAGAACGGATCGCAGGCGCGGCGGCGCGGGTCTGCCGTTCCTCAGATGTTCTCGAAGGCCAACGACTCGACCAGGCGGGGGTCGCGGGTCGGGAGCAGGGCACCGCGGCCCATGAGCCAGCTCACCACCGCGATGAACAAGCCCCCGACGCCGAGAAGCGAAGTCAGGTCGAGCAGGCTGAAGGTCATTTCCCGGTGCAGGTTCGGCATGACCAGCCAGAACACGTCCCAGAGATGCATGGCCAGCATCCACAGGGCGCCGATCAGCAGCAGGACGCGGTTTCGCTTGATCGTCCGCGGCATCAGGAAGAAGAACGGGACGGCAAAGTGCCCGATCGCCAGCAGCAAGGTCGCCGACCGCCAGTTCGCCGGGTTGAGGTCCGTGCCGTGCAGGCGGCTCAGGAACCAGTTCGTCTCCTCCGGGATGTTCGCGTACCAGATGAGGAAAAACTGGCTGAAGGCGATGTAGGCCCAGAACACGGTGAAGGCGAACAGCAGCTTGCCGAGGTCGTGCAGGTGCTCGCCGGTGATCACGCCCCGGAAATGGCCCGTGAAGTCCAGCGACAGCGTCAGAACGGTCAGGGCCGCGAAGGCCGCGATGACCGTGCCGGCGAAGAAGTAGACGCCGAACATCGTCGAGTACCAGTGCGGTTCGAGTGACATCAGCCAGTCGAAGCCGGCGAAGCTGAGGGTGACCGCGAACAGGAACACGCCGACCGGACTGAAGCGCGCCATCCGCCGGGACAGCGCCTCGTCACCGCTCTCGTCCTGGCGCCGAGACGCGCTCCGGTAGTAGAGCGCCAGGCCGCTCCAGACGGCGAAGTAGATCGCCGTGCGAAGCCAGAAGCCGGTTTCGTTGAGCCACGGTTCCTTGACCTGGAGCAGCCGGTCATGCGCGACCGCGTCGGCATGGGTCCAGTGAAAGAGGTCGTACATGCCGAAGGCCACGACGGGAACGAACAGCACCGCCATCAACGGCACGGCGCAGGCCAGGTTCTCGGCCAGACGCCGAACGACGACGCCCCAGCCGGCCTTCGTCGCGTGGTGGATCAGCACGAAGAAGAGGGAGCCGAGGCCGATGCAGAGGAAGAAGACGACCGCCACGAGCCAGGAGTGAAAGAACTGCTTCGCGCTCTCCTTGGAGCCCGCCGCCAGCACGATCGACACGATCGTGAAAAGCGCTCCGACCCCTCCGGCGACGAGCGGCAACCGCGCCCAGCCGCTGCCCGGCCGGATCACGAGGCGGTCGAGATCGACGATGCGGGGTCCGTGTGCCATCAGGCGCGCTCTCCCCCGTCGCCGTCATCCGCGGGATCCTCGATCGGCACGTGCTCGACCTCGGCCGCTCCGAGCCCGCTCAGGAACTCGGCCGTGTCCTCGTCGTCGTACTTCGGATCCCAGGCCTCGATCGCGATGAAGAGGCCGTCGTCGGTCACCCGGGCGAAGTTCGGCGAGCGGAACAGCGGATGGTGGTAGGTCGGCAGCTTGTTGAACGCGAACATGCCGAGCACCGCGCCCAGCGCCGCGCCGAGCACGCCGAGCTCGAAGGTCACCGGCACGAACGCCGGCCAGGTGAAGAGCGGCTTGCCGCTGATGACCAGCGGATAGGCCATGATGTGAACCCAGCTCTGCAGGCCGAAGCCGAGCCCGGCGCCGCCAAGACCCGTCGCCAGCACGACGAACGGCAGCTTGGACGGCTTGAGCCCCATCGCCTTCTCCAGGCCGTGGACCGGGAACGGCGTGAGCGCGTCCCACTTCGAGTACCCAGCGTCCCGGACCGCCTCGCAGGCGCGGTAGAGCTCCTTCGCGGTCCTGAAGCGGGCCAGCACGCCGTAGTGGCTGTAGCCGCCGGACGCTTCGGGTACGTCCAGTCGCATCAGGCCCATGTCAGGCCCCTCCCCCACCGGCCGGCGCGGCCTGCGGCACGGCCTCCCCATCGGCACCGCCCCGCACCACGCGCACGAGCTCCTCGCCCTGGTGGGGGTCGGCTTCCGGCAGGACGGTCTTGACCTCCGCCGTCGCCACCAGGGGCAGGAAGCGGGCGAACAGACAGAACATCGTGAAGAACAGGCCGAAGCTGCCGATCAGCGAGGCGAAGTCCCAGAACGTGGCCTGGTAGTAGTCCCAGTTCGCGGGCAGGAAGTCGCGGTGCAGCGACGAAGTGACGATCACGAACCGCTCGAACCACATGCCGATGTTGATCAGGATCGAGGAGATGAACAGCCAGCCGATGTGGTTGCGCATCTTCTTGATCCAGAACAGCTGCGGCGTGATCACGTTGCAGCTCACCATGATCCAGTAGGCCCAGGCGTACGGACCCAGGGCCCGGTTGGCGAAGGCGAACTGCTCGTAGGGGTTGCCGCTGTACCAGGCGATGAACATCTCGATGCCGTACGCGTAGCCGACCATGCAGCCTGTGAGCAGCATGATCTTGGCCATGTTCTCGAGGTGGCGCATCGTGATGATGTCCTCCATCTTGAACACGACCCGGCAGATCAGCATCAGGGTCATGACCATCGCGAAGCCGGAGAAGATCGCGCCGGCGACGAAGTACGGCGGGAAGATCGTCGTGTGCCAGCCCGGCAACTGGGCGGTGGCGAAGTCCATCGACACGACCGAGTGGACCGAAAGCACCAGCGGCGTCGCCAGTCCGGCGAGCATCAGGTAGGCCCGCTCGTAGTGGAGCCAGTTGCGGTGCGAACCGCGCCAGCCGAGCGCGAAGATGCCGTAGGCGATCTGTTTGATCCGCGTCTTCGCGCGGTCGCGGATCGTCGCCAGGTCGGGGATCAGGCCCACGTACCAGAACATCAGGGACACCGTGCCGTAGATCGACACGGCGAACACGTCCCAGATCAGCGGACTGCGGAAGTTCGGCCACATGTCCATCTGGTTCGGCAGCGGGAACATCCAGTACGCGACCCATACTCGGCCGACGTGGATGCCGGGGAAGACCAGGGCGCACATGACGGCGAAGATCGTCATCGCCTCCGCGGCGCGGTTGATCGACGTCCGCCACTTCTGACGGAAC
Encoded proteins:
- a CDS encoding LLM class flavin-dependent oxidoreductase gives rise to the protein MDFGVCVASKIDDIGYIERAEALGYSHAWIADSQMIWSDCYAVLALAAERTSRIKLGTGVAITGTRIAPVTAHSIATINRIAPGRTFLGIGAGNTALRLMGHRPVGVKEFGEYLRVVRALLDGQEVDFTFRDRTEPLRFLMEEQGFIATEPRIPMYVSGFGPKSQGLAGEVGDGLVMSIPPNASLFDRAIENCRRGAEAAGHDFDQDSFYTCSLTTAVILEPGEDLASPRVIEECGPFVLSGLHYLYDQQHQFDREPPPHVRPVWDEYCTLVEETPARGRHLRVHAGHCTYSLPEEERFVTPDLIRASCLTGTAEEVRVQVRTLADAGLDQLMLLPSLATQERVIQQFHDEVMAHL
- a CDS encoding class I SAM-dependent methyltransferase, whose protein sequence is MLLLVLPWDAEADASAEWWYLRRWLASEARAVFGEVDVVSELPAKPPDDAEAILVLRSCRVLVGRKSLRRMREELAAHSRDGGDGAVYATDLTTTGPEAGADLFTLADFEQAEAAWLAGDGPDAATAPSGEGTFPAALLSPAATARCVSGERIPGPRAGLCYEFIDYYGGERADVLPLLPPDLGPESSVLEVGCGRGATAALIRERLGCRTVGIELNPEAALAAESRLDRVIRGDVQTVEPGETFDAIVAFELFEHLTDGQAFLERAAGWLRPGGRMVFSVPNVGHYSVVEDLIAGRWDYIPMGLLCATHVRFFTRRTLEDWLHAAGFDRYRIDAQTTPLPARMDALPESFAPDRESLTTAGFYVSIFT
- a CDS encoding glycosyltransferase family 4 protein, encoding MPGAALYGGVKVVLQHVRALRGLGVDATVHSPDPCPNWFDGADTFYRQVRTLDGRSLPRVEVAVGTLAPTVAPAIEIAERLACHLSQGYEPGHETLTVAEREVMRAAYELPARKLVVSPHLARTIHDRHGVVARWIPQPFEPDLFRPPARERIEDGRLRVLVSGHWNLEVKGVAWCLRALRPLFERSGGRLELVRLSLDADAEEVAFWPEAERHRHVAPAEVPALIQDVDLCVGPSSPLEGFGLLALEAMGCTRPCVLTDIPSHRDLDAEDRASIKVPFGNGVALRDAVERLWRDRELRRRLGRAGRAIAETYTERRTGEALVRAFRP
- a CDS encoding Gfo/Idh/MocA family oxidoreductase; translated protein: MPDWGRRDLLKAAWVGPAATAAALRARAAAGQDPAGGQSPAQQNEAAAEGYRAGFASPPLERVRIGFVGVGLQGGSHVRNFLRIEGVDVVAVCDIDEPRAEEVASWVVDADNEPPELYTRDETDFKRLCERDDVDLVFNATPWRWHVPVCVEAMETGKHTAVEVPAAITIEGCWRLVETAERTARHCVMMENCNYGRSEMMVLNMVRQGLFGELLHGEAAYIHDLRSLKFSDANEGLWRLQHSVERNANLYPTHGLGPVAQCMDINRGDCFEYLVSLSSPAKGLALYAAERFGADDPRARVRYALGDMNSSLIRTRRGRSILLQHDTTTPRPYSRLNLVQGTRGVFAGFPDRIFIEGEAEGHDWSDVGPYRERFEHPLWTERAGDAEGAGHGGMDYLEDYRLIRCLLEGTPMDMDVYDAAALSAPVELSELSVARGSEPVEFPDFTRGAYRTRAPLGIVA
- a CDS encoding cytochrome c oxidase subunit II; translated protein: MMDAMFPVAASEHAGDIDNMIDVVHYLMLALFVVWGVFFIYTLMRFRAGRNPKADYVGVKSKASTWGEVAVAIAEGILLLGFSIPMWAERVDEVPDESEATVVRVVAQQFAWNVWYPGADGEFGAADVNLVDEATNPIGLDRSDEHGADDIWTVNQLHLPVDQAAIIHLSSKDVIHSFNLPNMRIKQDAIPGLSIPVWFVPTKTTAQIREETGNPDYVYEIACAQLCGNSHYSMRGFLTVHTEEEFQAWLDEEASYLGDTGEDDFFNF
- a CDS encoding cytochrome C oxidase subunit IV family protein, giving the protein MSDHADLDKTVRTYILVFVALMVGTLATVGAYYLDVSVPVALTIGLFIATVKASLVACFFMHLIDEKRVIYWALALTGAFLVALVALPLLTSVIDQLGHFTSGGGAEPH
- a CDS encoding cytochrome c oxidase subunit 3; the encoded protein is MEIPYTVEAHPETGLNNGKIGIWLFLTSEVMLFGALFATFIMLRLGSDGQWAHMQEEAELNIPLATINTIVLIASSLTMVMAWASLMRGQLGRFKLFGWATVGCGGIFLVIKYFEYTAKFAHDHFPSSNTYLAIYFTMTGLHALHVIGGMAWNAYFTGPGSKLFHTNRQWLTDRVEHSGLFWHFVDLVWIFLFPVFYLL